A window of the Bacillus andreraoultii genome harbors these coding sequences:
- a CDS encoding LysM peptidoglycan-binding domain-containing protein, with translation MQIHVVQQGQTLFGIAQAYNTNVTELVRANELPNPNQLVVGQSLVIPIVGRFYWVQPGDTLFSIARRFNVSSQQLTTINQIPTNRPLSIGTRLYIPPTSKVTKEVNAYVEPRGTVTAALENSARAAAPYLTYLAPFSFQAQRDGSLREPPLNQFPTIAHGNRNVLMMVITNQENDQFSDELGRILLNDQDIQTTFLNNIVNTARRLGFRDIHFDFEFLRPEDRQAYNRFLRRAKERFSREGWLLSTALAPKTRADQPGRWYEAHDYRAHGEIVDFVVIMTYEWGYSGGPPMAVSPIGPVRNVLEYAITEMPSQKILMGQNLYGYDWTLPFQQGTVARAVSPQQAIALASRHNVPIQYDTKAQAPFFNYTDENGRNHRVWFEDARSIQAKFDLIKELNIRGISYWKLGLSFPQNWLLITDNFNVRKR, from the coding sequence ATGCAAATACATGTTGTACAACAGGGGCAAACTTTGTTTGGTATTGCACAAGCCTATAATACCAATGTGACTGAGTTAGTACGGGCAAATGAGCTCCCTAACCCAAATCAACTAGTAGTTGGTCAATCATTAGTTATACCTATCGTTGGGCGTTTTTATTGGGTACAGCCCGGTGACACATTATTTTCCATTGCAAGGAGGTTTAACGTTTCAAGCCAACAACTTACAACCATCAATCAAATTCCTACGAATCGTCCACTTTCAATCGGTACTAGACTCTATATTCCCCCAACTTCAAAAGTTACAAAAGAGGTTAATGCATATGTTGAGCCCCGAGGAACAGTAACAGCTGCTTTAGAGAATAGTGCAAGGGCAGCTGCACCATATTTAACTTATTTAGCACCATTTAGCTTTCAAGCCCAACGAGACGGATCTTTACGTGAACCACCCTTAAATCAATTTCCTACTATTGCACATGGAAATCGAAACGTCTTAATGATGGTAATAACAAATCAAGAGAATGACCAATTTAGTGATGAATTAGGAAGAATACTTTTAAATGATCAAGATATACAAACAACATTTTTAAATAATATCGTCAATACAGCCCGTAGACTTGGATTTCGTGATATTCACTTTGATTTTGAATTTTTACGTCCAGAGGATAGGCAAGCATATAATCGCTTTTTACGTAGAGCGAAAGAAAGATTCAGTAGAGAGGGGTGGCTGCTATCAACAGCTTTGGCACCAAAGACAAGAGCTGATCAACCTGGACGCTGGTACGAGGCTCATGACTACCGGGCACATGGCGAAATTGTCGATTTTGTTGTCATTATGACCTATGAATGGGGGTACAGCGGTGGTCCACCTATGGCTGTTTCACCAATTGGGCCTGTACGTAATGTACTCGAATACGCTATTACCGAAATGCCTTCCCAAAAAATATTAATGGGGCAAAATTTATATGGTTATGACTGGACTCTTCCATTTCAACAAGGTACTGTTGCCCGTGCAGTTAGTCCCCAGCAGGCAATTGCTTTAGCCAGTCGCCATAACGTGCCAATACAATACGATACAAAAGCACAGGCTCCATTTTTTAACTATACGGATGAAAATGGTCGTAATCATCGAGTTTGGTTTGAAGATGCACGGAGTATTCAAGCTAAGTTTGATTTAATAAAAGAATTAAATATCCGAGGGATTAGTTATTGGAAATTAGGTCTTTCTTTTCCTCAAAATTGGTTATTAATTACCGATAATTTTAATGTTAGGAAAAGATAA
- a CDS encoding YaaC family protein yields the protein MPTDFTSLHWKDFLYISSADTSQKFLMHSYNKGKIPEAKRKSFENSFPFTSYIEQGISFFKQTEQSPLNIKPILLFYGLVFLIKACILTVDPNYPTSSSVLAHGVSTRKRKKQNYHYLKDEVKLQKNGLFPHFSDKMFHMKHLEGNKITIESLLREIPELSGYFSKWEGSKVTIPVQCQGDVFIIPNNVLDYYKMTADRFKTYLHTKSNRSLKFVDDKVNLSFYIDDQYDKHGEILPFRYNIEEEGYFFIRNDKELHFYPELMIHYLLLYHLGMIARYEIEWWSELIHYKPSIEYPLIVQYLHTSMLKIPLLISQYLWGTPSKL from the coding sequence TTGCCTACAGATTTTACCTCTTTACATTGGAAGGACTTTCTATATATTTCATCAGCAGATACATCACAAAAATTTCTTATGCACTCTTATAATAAAGGAAAAATTCCAGAAGCTAAACGAAAAAGCTTTGAAAATAGTTTTCCCTTCACTTCTTATATTGAACAAGGAATATCCTTTTTTAAGCAGACTGAACAATCTCCATTAAATATAAAACCTATATTACTTTTTTATGGCTTAGTATTTCTTATCAAAGCATGTATTTTAACAGTCGACCCAAATTATCCCACATCAAGTAGTGTTTTAGCTCATGGTGTTTCAACAAGAAAAAGGAAAAAACAAAATTATCATTATTTGAAAGACGAGGTGAAGCTACAGAAAAATGGACTTTTTCCGCACTTTTCCGACAAAATGTTCCATATGAAACATTTGGAAGGTAATAAGATAACTATTGAATCTTTATTAAGAGAAATCCCAGAATTAAGTGGTTATTTTTCGAAATGGGAAGGGAGCAAAGTAACTATACCAGTACAATGTCAAGGAGATGTATTTATAATACCAAATAATGTCCTTGATTACTACAAAATGACTGCAGATCGCTTCAAAACCTATCTTCATACTAAATCAAACAGGAGTTTGAAATTTGTTGATGATAAGGTAAATCTATCCTTTTATATCGACGATCAGTATGATAAACATGGTGAGATTCTTCCCTTTCGTTACAATATTGAAGAAGAAGGATACTTCTTTATCCGTAATGATAAAGAATTGCATTTTTATCCTGAACTCATGATACATTACTTATTGTTATATCATCTTGGAATGATTGCAAGATACGAAATTGAATGGTGGTCTGAACTTATTCATTATAAACCATCCATTGAATATCCGTTAATTGTTCAATATTTACATACCTCAATGTTAAAAATCCCCTTACTAATTAGCCAATACCTCTGGGGAACCCCAAGTAAACTGTAG
- a CDS encoding serine hydrolase yields MIISFLITAMIPVGNTKVSASTDTLNLKGAAAILIDGKTGKVLYEKNADELLGVASMSKMMTEYLVLEAIHAGKLSWDQKVVISKFIHDLSNPSLGVSTVGLTEGESYTVKELYESMAIHSANASTVALAELLGGTEENFVKLMNKKAKELGLKDYYFVNSSGLNNADMLGNHPKGSDKSDENKMSARDTARLAYHLINDFPEVIETAKQPILKFRGEEFKNFNWMLPGLIFEYDGVDGLKTGSTDYAGYNFAATAERNGQRFISVIMKTGSQKERFEETKKILDYAFQNFSTEEIFKSNYSIKGKKTVPVLKGKENSVKIATKEPLTMMIKNGEKDQYKPKLVLDKKKLDKNGNLVAPVKKGEVVGYLTYEYKGEDLGYLYPNQKSKVDVIATESVEKANWFVLMFRGIGSFFGNLWHGITSTVSSWF; encoded by the coding sequence ATGATTATTAGCTTTTTAATAACTGCAATGATACCAGTTGGAAATACAAAAGTTTCAGCAAGCACCGATACATTAAATTTAAAAGGTGCTGCGGCTATTTTAATAGATGGTAAGACAGGAAAAGTTTTATATGAAAAAAATGCCGATGAATTACTCGGTGTTGCTAGTATGTCAAAAATGATGACAGAATATCTAGTCCTAGAAGCAATCCATGCAGGAAAACTTAGTTGGGACCAAAAAGTTGTTATTAGCAAATTCATTCATGATCTATCTAATCCAAGTTTAGGTGTATCAACGGTTGGATTAACGGAAGGTGAATCTTATACTGTAAAAGAACTTTACGAATCAATGGCAATTCACTCGGCTAATGCATCTACTGTCGCTCTTGCTGAGTTACTTGGTGGAACGGAAGAAAACTTTGTAAAACTTATGAATAAAAAAGCTAAAGAACTTGGATTAAAAGATTATTATTTTGTGAACTCATCAGGTTTAAATAATGCTGATATGTTAGGGAACCATCCAAAGGGCAGTGATAAAAGTGATGAAAATAAAATGTCTGCACGTGATACAGCAAGATTAGCATATCACTTAATTAATGATTTTCCTGAAGTAATCGAAACAGCCAAACAACCTATTCTAAAATTCCGTGGTGAAGAGTTTAAAAACTTTAACTGGATGTTGCCAGGGTTAATTTTCGAGTATGATGGAGTAGACGGATTAAAAACAGGTTCAACAGATTATGCTGGATACAATTTTGCAGCAACAGCGGAACGTAATGGTCAACGATTTATTTCGGTAATTATGAAAACAGGTTCTCAGAAAGAACGCTTTGAAGAAACAAAGAAAATTTTAGATTATGCATTCCAAAATTTTAGCACTGAAGAAATTTTCAAGAGTAATTATTCAATTAAAGGGAAAAAAACTGTACCCGTCTTAAAAGGGAAAGAAAACTCAGTTAAAATAGCGACAAAAGAACCGTTAACGATGATGATTAAAAATGGTGAAAAGGATCAATATAAACCGAAACTCGTTCTTGATAAGAAAAAGTTAGATAAAAACGGTAACTTAGTTGCACCAGTGAAAAAAGGTGAAGTCGTTGGTTATTTAACATATGAGTATAAAGGTGAAGACTTAGGTTATTTGTACCCAAATCAAAAATCTAAAGTTGATGTTATTGCTACTGAGTCTGTTGAGAAAGCAAATTGGTTTGTACTCATGTTTAGAGGTATTGGGAGCTTTTTCGGTAACCTTTGGCATGGTATTACATCGACAGTTAGTTCATGGTTTTAA
- the guaB gene encoding IMP dehydrogenase: MWENKFTKEGLTFDDVLLIPAQSNVLPKDVDLSVALTDTLKLNVPIISAGMDTVTEAEMAIAMARQGGLGIIHKNMSIEEQAEQVDRVKRSENGVITDPFYLTPEHQVYDAEHLMAKYRISGVPIVNNEEEQKLVGIITNRDLRFIEDYSIVIDDVMTKENLVTAPVGTTINEAGKILQKYRIEKLPLVDENGVLKGLITIKDIEKVIEFPNAAKDSQGRLLVGAAVGVTKDTMKRVEMLYKAGVDVIVVDTAHGHSQGVITVVKQIKDIYPELNLMAGNVATAEATKALFDAGADIVKVGIGPGSICTTRVVAGVGVPQITAIYDCASVARKMGKSIIADGGIKYSGDIVKALAAGGHAVMLGSMLAGTTESPGETEIFQGRRFKVYRGMGSIAAMEKGSKDRYFQEDNKKLVPEGIEGRLPYKGPLADTIYQLIGGIRSGMGYTGAANLESLRENAQFVRMTGAGLRESHPHDVQITKEAPNYSL; encoded by the coding sequence ATGTGGGAAAATAAGTTTACAAAAGAGGGCTTAACGTTTGACGATGTTTTATTAATTCCAGCTCAATCTAACGTATTACCAAAGGATGTAGATTTGTCTGTAGCTTTAACAGATACATTAAAGTTGAATGTACCGATTATTAGTGCGGGAATGGATACAGTAACAGAGGCCGAAATGGCAATTGCAATGGCGAGACAAGGTGGATTAGGTATTATTCATAAGAACATGTCGATTGAAGAACAAGCAGAGCAAGTGGATCGTGTAAAGCGCTCAGAGAATGGAGTAATTACGGATCCTTTTTATTTAACTCCAGAACATCAAGTTTATGATGCTGAACATTTGATGGCAAAATATCGGATTTCAGGTGTTCCAATAGTTAATAATGAAGAGGAACAAAAACTAGTAGGAATTATAACAAACCGTGACCTTCGTTTTATTGAAGATTATTCAATCGTTATTGATGATGTTATGACAAAAGAAAATTTAGTTACTGCACCGGTCGGAACAACAATTAATGAGGCAGGTAAAATTTTACAAAAGTATCGAATTGAAAAGTTACCTTTAGTTGATGAAAATGGAGTACTCAAAGGATTAATCACAATTAAAGATATTGAAAAGGTCATTGAGTTCCCTAATGCAGCAAAAGACAGCCAAGGCAGACTACTTGTTGGTGCTGCAGTTGGTGTTACAAAAGATACGATGAAAAGAGTAGAGATGCTTTATAAAGCAGGCGTTGATGTTATTGTTGTTGACACTGCACATGGGCATTCACAAGGGGTAATTACTGTTGTTAAACAAATTAAAGATATTTATCCAGAATTAAATTTAATGGCTGGAAATGTCGCAACAGCTGAAGCGACAAAGGCATTATTCGATGCCGGTGCGGATATTGTTAAAGTTGGTATTGGACCAGGTTCAATATGTACAACACGGGTTGTTGCTGGTGTAGGAGTCCCACAAATTACAGCGATATATGATTGCGCCTCGGTGGCAAGAAAAATGGGAAAATCAATTATTGCTGACGGAGGCATTAAATATTCGGGGGATATTGTTAAGGCGTTAGCAGCAGGTGGACATGCTGTTATGTTAGGAAGTATGTTAGCTGGGACAACTGAAAGTCCTGGGGAAACTGAGATTTTCCAAGGTAGAAGATTCAAAGTTTACCGTGGCATGGGTTCAATAGCTGCAATGGAAAAAGGTTCAAAGGATCGATATTTCCAAGAGGATAATAAGAAATTAGTTCCAGAAGGTATTGAAGGAAGGTTACCATATAAAGGCCCACTAGCAGATACGATTTACCAATTAATTGGTGGTATTCGCTCAGGAATGGGGTATACAGGAGCAGCAAATTTAGAAAGTTTGAGAGAAAATGCACAGTTTGTTCGTATGACGGGTGCTGGATTGAGGGAAAGCCATCCTCATGATGTGCAAATTACAAAAGAAGCTCCAAACTATTCACTTTAA
- a CDS encoding pro-sigmaK processing inhibitor BofA family protein, with translation MEPTWVIGIIIGIIVLLLLFGTPLKLFRFLGQSVVKVLIGALLLFFLNAFGSNFGIHVPINLITASISGFLGIPGVFALTAIQLWII, from the coding sequence GTGGAACCAACATGGGTGATTGGAATCATTATAGGCATTATTGTTTTATTACTACTTTTTGGAACGCCATTAAAGTTATTTCGTTTTCTTGGACAGAGCGTAGTGAAGGTTTTAATCGGAGCATTATTATTATTTTTCCTTAACGCTTTTGGAAGTAACTTCGGAATACATGTGCCTATTAATTTAATAACAGCATCAATCTCAGGGTTTCTAGGTATACCTGGTGTATTTGCATTAACAGCAATACAACTATGGATTATTTAA
- the tadA gene encoding tRNA adenosine(34) deaminase TadA → MDRDTYYMQLAIDEAVKAKQKGEVPIGCVIVHNDQVIATGHNLRETQQNATCHAEIIAIQEACQYLNSWRLENAELFVTLEPCPMCAGGIIMSRVKRVVFGAMDPKGGCVGSLMNLLDDHRFNHQCEIKSGVLEEECSQLLKSFFKKIRERKKKHIQ, encoded by the coding sequence ATGGATAGGGATACATATTATATGCAATTAGCGATAGATGAGGCGGTAAAAGCAAAACAAAAAGGTGAGGTTCCAATCGGGTGTGTCATCGTCCATAATGATCAAGTAATTGCGACCGGTCATAACTTACGGGAGACTCAACAAAATGCTACGTGCCACGCTGAGATTATCGCTATACAAGAAGCTTGCCAGTATTTAAATAGTTGGCGATTAGAGAATGCTGAATTATTCGTTACATTGGAGCCTTGTCCCATGTGTGCAGGTGGAATTATTATGTCGAGAGTTAAACGTGTTGTATTTGGAGCAATGGACCCAAAAGGTGGATGTGTCGGATCATTAATGAATCTACTAGATGATCATCGTTTTAACCATCAATGTGAGATAAAAAGTGGAGTTTTAGAAGAAGAGTGCTCCCAGCTATTGAAAAGTTTTTTTAAAAAAATTCGAGAGAGAAAGAAAAAGCATATACAATAA
- a CDS encoding YbaB/EbfC family nucleoid-associated protein, with the protein MRGMGNMQNMMKQMQKMQKKMAEAQEKLGEEKIEGTAGGGAVSVIISGHKEVLEVKLDEAVVDPEDIETLQDLIVIATNEALTKADELSNRTMGQFTKGMNIPGLF; encoded by the coding sequence ATGCGAGGAATGGGAAATATGCAAAATATGATGAAACAAATGCAAAAAATGCAAAAGAAAATGGCTGAGGCTCAAGAAAAATTAGGTGAAGAAAAGATAGAGGGAACAGCTGGAGGTGGAGCTGTGTCAGTTATTATTTCAGGACATAAAGAAGTGCTGGAAGTAAAACTTGATGAAGCGGTCGTTGATCCAGAAGATATTGAAACACTTCAAGATTTAATTGTTATCGCAACAAATGAGGCGTTAACAAAAGCTGATGAATTATCTAATCGAACAATGGGACAATTCACGAAAGGTATGAATATCCCTGGTCTATTCTAG
- the recR gene encoding recombination mediator RecR: MYYPEPISKLIDSFMKLPGIGPKTASRLAFFVLTMKEETVLDFAKALINAKRDLTYCSVCGHITDQDPCYICSDQSRDQSIVCVVQDSKDVIAMEKMKEFHGLYHVLQGSISPMEGIGPEDINIPSLLKRLQSEEIKELILATNPNIEGEATAMYISKLVKPSGIKVTRIAHGLPVGGDLEYADEVTLSKALEGRREL, translated from the coding sequence ATGTATTATCCAGAACCAATAAGTAAGCTGATTGATAGCTTTATGAAATTACCTGGAATTGGCCCGAAAACTGCATCAAGATTAGCGTTTTTTGTTTTAACAATGAAGGAAGAAACGGTACTTGATTTTGCAAAAGCGTTAATTAATGCGAAAAGGGATTTAACGTACTGTTCAGTTTGTGGTCATATTACAGATCAAGACCCTTGTTATATTTGTAGTGATCAAAGTAGAGATCAATCAATTGTCTGTGTAGTTCAAGATTCAAAAGATGTTATAGCCATGGAAAAAATGAAGGAATTTCATGGTCTATATCATGTGTTACAAGGGTCAATATCTCCTATGGAAGGAATTGGACCTGAGGATATTAATATCCCTAGCTTATTGAAAAGATTACAAAGTGAAGAAATAAAAGAACTTATTCTAGCAACAAATCCAAATATTGAAGGTGAAGCAACAGCAATGTATATATCTAAACTTGTGAAGCCTTCTGGTATAAAGGTGACCCGAATCGCTCATGGATTACCTGTTGGCGGTGATTTAGAATATGCGGATGAGGTTACGTTGTCAAAAGCCCTCGAAGGAAGAAGAGAATTATAA
- a CDS encoding deoxynucleoside kinase gives MDLREKYNIPNHAVITIAGTVGVGKSTLTNNLATALRFRTSFEQVDSNPYLEKFYQDFKRWSFPLQIYFLGERFKEQRRIFEYGGGFVQDRSIYEDSGIFAKMHYENGNMTETDYLTYKGLFDSMVMTPFFHHPDILIYLRGSFNDIITRIKNRGRPMEQTTPIEYWEEMYTRYEEWIDNFNACPVLRLDINDYNLFTDPRSIEEIINKIGYILKVKNKGLIGKETGKYSSQKNCP, from the coding sequence ATGGATTTACGAGAAAAATATAATATACCAAACCACGCTGTAATTACGATAGCAGGCACTGTTGGCGTTGGAAAATCAACACTTACTAATAATTTAGCTACCGCATTAAGATTTCGCACCTCATTCGAACAAGTTGACTCAAATCCATATTTAGAAAAGTTTTACCAAGACTTTAAAAGATGGAGTTTCCCGTTGCAAATATATTTTCTTGGTGAACGGTTTAAAGAACAAAGGCGAATTTTTGAATATGGAGGGGGATTTGTTCAAGATCGTTCCATTTATGAAGATAGTGGGATTTTTGCAAAAATGCACTACGAGAACGGAAACATGACAGAAACTGACTATCTAACATACAAAGGTTTGTTTGATTCTATGGTCATGACTCCTTTTTTCCATCACCCTGACATTTTAATCTATTTACGAGGGTCTTTTAATGACATTATCACTAGAATAAAAAATAGGGGGCGGCCGATGGAACAAACCACACCGATTGAATATTGGGAGGAAATGTATACTCGCTATGAAGAATGGATCGATAACTTCAACGCCTGTCCCGTTCTCCGTCTAGATATAAATGATTATAACTTGTTTACTGACCCCCGCTCTATAGAAGAAATCATAAATAAGATTGGCTATATTTTAAAGGTGAAAAATAAGGGACTTATAGGGAAAGAAACTGGCAAATACTCTTCACAAAAAAACTGTCCTTAG
- the dnaX gene encoding DNA polymerase III subunit gamma/tau, translating to MAYQALYRVWRPQTFQDVVGQQHVTKTLQNALLQQKISHAYLFTGPRGTGKTSAAKILAKAVNCPNRVQAEPCNECAICKSITDGSNPDVIEIDAASNNGVEEIRDIRDKVKYAPSMSKFKVYIIDEVHMLSIGAFNALLKTLEEPPKHVLFILATTEPHKIPLTIISRCQRFDFKRISSQAIAERMRYIIQDYGYEYDEEALQMIARASEGGMRDALSLLDQTISFSQDKISVEDALIITGSVSQQVLHKIAESVLEKNPQSSLAFLHKLLADGKDPVRIVEDMIQYFRDLLVYKNSSSMQDYMERVVVDDDFKRLAENFTSEQIYEIINRFNQAQQDMKWTNHPKVLLEVCFVQLCQTNLLDHNLGTSTNIITELQEKISRLENELEQLKVDGVCSPQKTEETSREQKTTRQVKSSYKVPVGKIETILSNATKQKLQLIKTNWGIILEKLKKSHAALLNDAEPVAASSDGCIIKFKYEIHCQMAVNNREFISTLNTLLQTVTNEPVEVVGVPENQWLEIRESFLEQHRDLIKDQGKVETDPLVEEAIKLFGEEILEIRD from the coding sequence ATGGCATATCAAGCATTATATCGAGTATGGAGACCACAAACGTTTCAAGATGTGGTTGGACAACAACATGTAACGAAGACGTTACAAAATGCCCTCTTACAACAAAAAATATCACACGCATATTTATTTACAGGCCCAAGAGGTACTGGTAAAACGAGTGCTGCAAAAATATTAGCAAAGGCCGTGAATTGTCCTAATCGTGTACAAGCTGAACCGTGCAATGAATGTGCGATATGCAAAAGCATTACAGATGGTTCAAATCCAGATGTGATTGAGATAGACGCTGCATCTAACAACGGTGTGGAAGAAATTCGAGATATCCGTGATAAAGTAAAATATGCACCGAGTATGTCAAAGTTTAAAGTATATATTATCGATGAAGTTCATATGTTATCGATTGGTGCCTTTAATGCGTTATTAAAAACATTAGAAGAACCACCGAAACATGTTTTATTTATTTTAGCTACAACTGAACCACATAAAATACCTTTAACTATCATATCTCGGTGTCAACGGTTTGATTTTAAACGAATTTCTTCGCAGGCTATCGCAGAAAGAATGCGCTATATCATTCAGGACTATGGATATGAGTATGATGAGGAAGCATTACAGATGATTGCCCGTGCTTCTGAAGGCGGAATGCGTGATGCATTAAGTTTACTTGATCAAACCATCTCTTTTAGTCAAGATAAGATTTCGGTTGAAGATGCACTGATTATTACAGGCTCTGTATCCCAACAAGTATTACATAAAATTGCTGAATCGGTTTTGGAAAAAAATCCCCAATCATCACTTGCCTTTTTGCATAAACTATTGGCAGATGGTAAAGATCCAGTACGAATCGTGGAGGATATGATTCAGTATTTTCGAGATTTATTAGTTTACAAAAACTCATCTTCAATGCAAGACTATATGGAACGTGTTGTTGTCGATGATGATTTTAAAAGATTAGCTGAAAATTTTACTTCAGAACAAATCTACGAAATAATAAATCGATTTAACCAAGCACAGCAAGATATGAAATGGACGAATCATCCAAAAGTTTTACTTGAAGTTTGTTTTGTGCAATTATGTCAAACAAATTTACTTGATCACAATTTAGGTACTTCTACAAATATTATTACTGAATTACAAGAAAAGATTTCCCGATTAGAAAATGAACTTGAACAGTTAAAAGTAGATGGAGTTTGTTCCCCACAAAAAACGGAAGAGACGAGTAGGGAACAAAAAACAACAAGACAGGTTAAGAGCAGTTATAAAGTACCAGTTGGGAAAATCGAGACCATTTTATCAAACGCAACTAAGCAAAAATTGCAGCTAATAAAAACAAATTGGGGAATTATTTTAGAAAAACTAAAAAAATCCCATGCAGCATTATTAAATGATGCTGAGCCTGTTGCTGCTTCATCCGATGGGTGCATCATTAAATTTAAATATGAAATTCATTGTCAAATGGCAGTGAATAACCGAGAATTTATAAGTACACTAAACACTCTCCTTCAAACGGTTACGAATGAGCCTGTTGAAGTGGTAGGTGTTCCTGAAAATCAATGGTTAGAAATTAGAGAGTCGTTTCTTGAACAACATCGTGATCTTATAAAAGACCAAGGTAAAGTAGAAACGGATCCTCTCGTTGAAGAAGCAATAAAACTGTTTGGTGAAGAAATTTTAGAAATAAGAGACTAA
- a CDS encoding YaaL family protein, translating into MLFKRKGTLKKEYDQKLLHQIEDLKIRWKNEKSLYDKSFDMNEELERQVELTELKYLYLYREAKARQIKISIKDK; encoded by the coding sequence GTGCTCTTTAAACGTAAAGGGACACTAAAAAAAGAATATGATCAGAAATTGTTACACCAAATTGAAGACTTGAAAATACGGTGGAAAAACGAAAAAAGCCTGTATGATAAATCTTTTGATATGAATGAGGAATTAGAAAGACAAGTTGAACTAACAGAATTGAAGTATCTCTATCTGTACAGAGAGGCAAAAGCGAGACAAATAAAAATATCAATAAAAGACAAATAA